In one window of uncultured Methanobrevibacter sp. DNA:
- a CDS encoding right-handed parallel beta-helix repeat-containing protein produces MKIKKIIILALFLSLLLIGTANAAIVKNDTNTQYSDVNQIDELNAKNDQIKIETFSSNEYKNQQDTNLINENEIKEKNTVLATDNINETKLIETNNQITVNDYDQLYNQIENLKEQGTSKSYVINLNPKGNFTITDAIKLQGNNSPTKDITLNGNGVTIDGKNSKYFLTIFEGYSVTLNNLNFINNLITEDGGGAIAAHTGSELNINNCNFTGCRAFNETESIHAGVIRMGYDAILHINNSIFRQNSASYGAGAIVIGGTLTEYNTCPHPDLDPTTITPTSFINNCQFIDNTAGHGGAVNIEEYCSAIIINCTFNGNSATDLELGLGGAICSDIKTYTVIINNTFKDNFAKQLGGAVCTDSTSCLLSVNNTFENNFAEKSGGGIYTAPKSQIKIENNIFIKNEATFGSALCTRGRSTLTVTNCIFSENNATDLGGAISTGENNIITINNGTFNKNQGKLGGAICLGTNSNMNIEQTTFTQNNAENGGAIYGTKNNNIIMKNIELTNNIATKTTTLQPKTEEQ; encoded by the coding sequence ATGAAAATAAAAAAAATTATAATTCTTGCATTATTTTTATCATTACTATTAATTGGAACAGCTAATGCGGCAATTGTAAAAAATGATACCAATACACAATACAGTGATGTAAATCAAATAGATGAACTTAATGCAAAAAATGACCAGATAAAAATAGAAACTTTTAGCTCAAATGAATATAAAAATCAGCAAGATACAAATTTAATTAATGAAAATGAAATCAAAGAGAAAAACACAGTTTTGGCAACTGATAACATTAATGAAACAAAATTAATTGAAACAAATAATCAGATAACCGTAAATGATTATGACCAATTATATAATCAAATTGAAAACTTAAAAGAACAAGGCACATCAAAGTCATATGTTATAAATTTAAATCCTAAAGGCAATTTTACAATTACTGATGCTATAAAATTACAAGGAAATAACTCACCAACTAAAGACATTACCCTCAACGGAAATGGTGTTACAATAGACGGTAAAAACAGCAAATATTTCTTAACTATCTTTGAAGGATACAGTGTAACACTCAACAATTTGAATTTTATAAATAACCTCATTACCGAAGACGGCGGCGGTGCGATAGCAGCCCATACAGGATCAGAATTGAATATAAACAACTGTAATTTCACAGGCTGTAGGGCATTTAATGAAACTGAAAGTATACATGCCGGAGTAATACGTATGGGATATGATGCAATACTGCACATCAATAATTCAATATTCCGCCAGAATTCAGCTTCTTACGGTGCAGGTGCAATTGTTATTGGAGGAACCCTTACTGAATACAATACATGCCCTCACCCTGATTTGGACCCAACCACCATAACTCCAACATCATTCATAAATAATTGTCAGTTTATTGATAATACTGCCGGCCATGGAGGTGCTGTAAATATAGAGGAATATTGTTCAGCAATTATTATTAACTGTACATTTAACGGTAATTCCGCTACAGATTTGGAATTAGGACTTGGTGGAGCAATATGCTCAGACATTAAAACATATACAGTAATCATAAACAACACATTCAAGGACAATTTTGCAAAACAGTTAGGCGGAGCAGTATGTACCGATTCAACTTCATGCCTACTATCCGTAAACAACACATTTGAAAACAACTTTGCAGAAAAATCAGGAGGAGGAATATATACTGCACCTAAATCCCAAATAAAAATTGAAAATAATATTTTTATAAAAAATGAAGCTACATTCGGAAGTGCACTATGCACTCGCGGTCGTTCAACACTAACAGTTACTAATTGCATATTTTCCGAAAACAATGCAACAGATTTAGGCGGAGCAATCAGTACCGGAGAAAACAACATCATAACCATAAACAATGGAACATTCAACAAAAACCAAGGAAAACTAGGAGGAGCAATCTGCTTAGGCACTAACTCCAACATGAACATAGAACAAACCACATTCACACAAAACAACGCAGAAAACGGAGGAGCGATATACGGCACAAAAAACAACAACATAATAATGAAAAATATAGAATTAACCAACAACATTGCAACCAAAACAACAACATTGCAACCAAAAACGGAGGAGCAATAA
- a CDS encoding class I SAM-dependent methyltransferase, whose amino-acid sequence MSVEDTGEILNDIFGMSLGQAKYLERFITSKKLSNLLELGFAHGVSSCYLATILKENGGGHLTTIDLASAVHRRPNIEQLLNKLNLKDYVSVYYEYESYNWRLMKFIEEYGQPLFDFCYIDGAHDWNVDGFAFLLVDKLLKPGGWIIFDDMDWSFGSSPSMREMPRVVNMPDDVKNTPHIAKVFDVLVKNHPDYGNFEITDFGWGIAQKIH is encoded by the coding sequence ATGAGTGTTGAAGATACTGGTGAAATTTTAAATGATATTTTTGGCATGTCTTTAGGTCAGGCAAAATATTTGGAACGATTTATAACATCTAAAAAATTGTCTAATTTATTGGAATTAGGTTTTGCCCATGGTGTTTCTTCATGTTATCTGGCAACCATTTTAAAGGAAAATGGTGGCGGGCATTTAACTACAATTGATTTAGCCAGTGCAGTACATAGGAGGCCTAATATTGAACAATTACTCAATAAGTTAAATCTTAAGGACTATGTATCTGTTTATTATGAATATGAATCATATAATTGGAGATTGATGAAATTTATAGAAGAATATGGCCAACCTCTTTTTGATTTTTGTTATATTGATGGTGCCCATGATTGGAATGTGGATGGATTTGCATTCCTGCTGGTTGATAAATTATTGAAGCCCGGCGGTTGGATTATTTTTGATGATATGGATTGGTCATTCGGATCCAGTCCCTCAATGAGAGAAATGCCTCGCGTTGTAAACATGCCTGATGATGTAAAAAACACACCTCACATCGCTAAGGTTTTTGACGTGCTGGTAAAAAATCATCCTGATTATGGGAATTTTGAAATCACAGATTTCGGATGGGGTATTGCTCAAAAAATTCATTAA
- a CDS encoding glycosyltransferase encodes MKKKNLSEINEYAKQKYKNESNPTFLKIYDALLNKVLRRSDMKQLEKKNFVSIIMPTFNRKEIISKAIDSVLKQFFKNYELIIVDDGSTDGSEDFIREKYSKHIKSNKIRYFKTTHQGVSQARNFGVENASGNMIAYLDSDNQWHPTYLSTLIYNLDSKEEYNCAYCDVTVTNHNTGNTYVLNQGFNRKKLLKTSFIDINAFIHEKSLFNQRGGFDGNLSRLVDWDLIIRYTENNTPMHIHKSLADCFLSSELNNIALTEPLEENIAKIQQKYWKEIYWDEYNAIKDYFDEEFYLNNYQDVSKSGMDPMYHYLTVGHKENKNPNAEFVTSFYNYKYPKVARYNLNPLVHYAKWGKDEGREINYFKKRDTIINNNLIYLANYEFDPEPLVSIIILNKDGLEHLKKLFRDFSKKTNYSNYEIIVVDNASQDDSVKYLKSLNEMDIKIIENKENVSFSKGNNDAVKIAKGEYILLLNNDIEPTYSWLNELMGTIIYNENVGAVGAKLVFPFFDDLKQQEYSFTLQHTGDIIREKDNDLCLYVPQNQSRFSPDIYDNSISVNRKCISVTGAVMLTRKDIYLEVGGLDESYWYGYEDVDFNLKLHEKGYDVIFASAALLFHHESATPRKSQYLKNHSILCEKWGEYLFKKLLRDKIEKNYFFTDKTLHFLFAAPSDFIEKPKMRNQIHSLNSYLNRENYNTSLKTDLSDLDIDCDVDILISFTQDFDVKNAISRKNLIKILILNNENVIEDDIENWDIVLCDNESILNNDKVIYQNMSKLNENIIQILYENFLDE; translated from the coding sequence ATGAAAAAGAAAAATCTGTCCGAAATAAATGAATATGCTAAACAAAAATATAAAAATGAAAGCAATCCTACTTTTTTGAAAATATATGATGCTCTTTTAAACAAAGTACTGCGACGAAGTGACATGAAACAACTTGAAAAAAAAAATTTCGTATCCATCATCATGCCAACATTCAACAGGAAAGAAATCATTTCAAAAGCCATTGATTCTGTTTTGAAGCAATTTTTTAAAAATTATGAATTAATTATAGTTGATGACGGCAGTACTGACGGTAGTGAAGATTTTATTCGGGAAAAATACTCCAAACATATAAAATCAAACAAAATCAGATACTTTAAAACAACTCATCAGGGCGTTTCTCAAGCAAGAAACTTTGGAGTTGAAAATGCATCAGGAAACATGATTGCATATCTTGATTCGGACAACCAATGGCATCCAACATATTTAAGTACACTAATATACAATCTGGACAGTAAAGAGGAGTACAACTGTGCATATTGTGATGTAACTGTAACTAATCACAATACTGGAAACACATATGTCCTCAATCAGGGTTTTAATAGAAAAAAATTATTGAAAACAAGCTTTATAGACATCAACGCTTTCATTCATGAAAAATCTCTCTTCAATCAAAGAGGGGGTTTTGACGGGAATTTGTCCAGACTGGTGGATTGGGATTTGATAATAAGATACACAGAAAACAATACTCCCATGCACATTCACAAATCATTGGCGGATTGCTTTTTAAGTTCTGAATTAAACAACATTGCATTAACTGAGCCATTAGAAGAAAATATCGCAAAAATTCAGCAAAAATATTGGAAGGAAATATATTGGGACGAATATAATGCCATAAAAGATTATTTTGATGAAGAATTTTATCTCAACAATTATCAAGATGTTTCAAAAAGCGGCATGGATCCGATGTACCATTATCTGACAGTAGGACATAAGGAAAACAAGAATCCGAATGCAGAATTTGTCACATCCTTTTACAATTATAAATACCCCAAAGTTGCCAGATATAATCTGAATCCGCTGGTTCATTATGCAAAATGGGGAAAAGATGAAGGAAGAGAAATAAACTATTTCAAAAAACGTGACACAATCATAAACAATAATCTGATATATCTTGCCAATTACGAATTTGACCCGGAACCTTTAGTATCCATAATCATATTAAACAAAGACGGATTGGAGCATTTGAAAAAATTATTCAGGGATTTCTCCAAAAAGACAAATTACTCAAACTATGAAATTATAGTGGTGGACAACGCATCACAGGACGATTCAGTTAAATATCTGAAAAGCTTGAATGAAATGGACATTAAAATTATAGAAAATAAGGAAAATGTTTCATTTTCAAAGGGAAACAATGATGCTGTAAAAATTGCCAAGGGAGAATATATTCTCCTTTTAAATAATGATATAGAACCCACATACAGCTGGCTGAACGAACTGATGGGAACTATAATTTATAATGAAAATGTCGGTGCAGTCGGAGCGAAACTGGTATTTCCTTTCTTTGATGATTTAAAACAGCAGGAGTATTCATTCACTCTTCAGCATACAGGAGACATCATCAGAGAAAAAGATAATGACTTATGTCTCTATGTGCCGCAAAATCAGAGCAGATTTTCTCCAGACATCTATGATAACAGCATTTCAGTAAACAGAAAATGCATATCAGTTACAGGAGCGGTCATGTTAACTAGAAAAGACATTTATCTTGAAGTGGGAGGTCTGGATGAATCATACTGGTATGGATATGAGGATGTTGATTTTAACTTAAAACTTCATGAGAAAGGCTATGACGTAATCTTTGCTTCAGCCGCATTATTGTTCCATCATGAATCAGCAACACCTCGAAAATCACAATATCTTAAAAACCACAGCATACTGTGTGAAAAATGGGGAGAATATCTCTTTAAAAAATTGCTTAGGGACAAAATAGAAAAAAACTACTTTTTTACAGATAAAACATTGCACTTTCTATTTGCAGCCCCATCTGATTTCATTGAAAAGCCAAAAATGAGAAATCAGATTCATTCACTAAATTCCTACTTAAACCGTGAAAACTATAACACATCTTTAAAGACTGACCTGTCCGATTTGGACATTGACTGTGATGTGGATATACTGATTTCATTTACTCAGGATTTTGATGTTAAAAATGCAATTTCAAGAAAAAATCTGATAAAAATACTGATTCTTAATAATGAAAATGTTATTGAAGATGACATTGAAAACTGGGATATAGTATTATGTGACAATGAAAGCATTCTAAACAATGATAAAGTGATTTATCAAAACATGAGCAAATTAAATGAAAATATTATCCAGATATTATATGAAAATTTTTTAGATGAATGA
- a CDS encoding DapH/DapD/GlmU-related protein, producing the protein MEHIINVAQFDQMIDNKIIGRPKLADSHIIFNGKNNILVCDNNVELNKASIEFNGNNSIVYLGSSLKRDTKLRIFSNSTAFIGKYVDSGLALTINVFENQNVIIGDDCFIGDYVFISSSDNYPIYSCDTKERFNYSRSVFIGDHVYLGHKSSISKGVKIGSGSFIDNAAFIPANAKVPSGLYLSGNPAKIIKKNIFFTKDFLGKFTAEDSLNSKDYKSDVFIFSVVDKETLSMDSIDKILKDLDVESRLEFIQKLFIRNKRKNRFSI; encoded by the coding sequence ATGGAACATATTATAAATGTCGCACAGTTTGATCAGATGATTGATAATAAAATAATTGGAAGACCAAAATTAGCTGATTCACATATCATTTTTAATGGTAAAAACAATATTTTAGTATGTGATAACAATGTCGAATTAAACAAGGCAAGCATAGAATTCAACGGGAATAATTCTATAGTCTATTTAGGTTCTAGTTTAAAAAGAGATACCAAATTAAGAATATTTTCCAATTCAACAGCATTCATCGGAAAGTATGTTGACAGCGGTTTGGCTTTAACAATTAATGTTTTTGAAAATCAGAATGTCATAATAGGTGATGACTGCTTTATCGGTGATTATGTCTTCATTTCAAGTTCTGACAATTATCCTATTTATTCATGCGATACTAAAGAAAGATTTAATTATTCACGCAGTGTTTTCATAGGAGATCATGTTTATCTGGGACATAAATCTTCAATTTCAAAAGGAGTTAAGATAGGTTCCGGTTCATTCATTGATAATGCAGCATTTATTCCGGCCAATGCCAAAGTGCCTTCAGGATTGTATTTGTCAGGCAATCCTGCCAAAATTATTAAAAAGAACATATTTTTCACAAAGGATTTTCTTGGAAAGTTCACTGCTGAAGATTCTCTCAATTCAAAAGATTATAAAAGTGATGTCTTTATTTTTAGTGTAGTTGATAAGGAAACATTGTCTATGGATAGCATAGATAAAATATTGAAGGATTTGGATGTAGAATCCAGATTAGAGTTTATTCAGAAATTATTCATTCGAAATAAACGTAAAAACAGATTCAGCATATAA
- a CDS encoding glycosyltransferase family 2 protein, with product MVDVSVIVPVYNGEKYLNQCLDSISNQTLENIEIICINDGSSDNTSSILKKYSSKDNRFKIITTENRGQGCARNSALNEAIGEYISFVDADDWIESDSLELLYKKAKSDDLDMVFFQMVNYMQSSDNFVSTDLYNIKSFENNGINERSVFNHNTTQKFLFEIPVGPVSKFYNRRFIESNNLRFPEGMYFEDNAFFYNAYFHCKKAGFLKKQLYYRRRHEESVTQTFDESKFDIVKAANEVLEVFANHSMYDVYKGDVINHTFSMLLEWFRKSPLNIRQKFYENIKYGFMGFSDLKKDFSENLNWEYKIIFSTVLDNNFYLDFLCDYKLKTTDYVIYNGKNEFLKGSDEYLEYKSALLKKFKISVVIPIYNNERFIHRTLMSIENQSFGIENIEVLMVDDNSNDNTCEVIRQYCDKYEGFTSIHIKEGTGSPGTPRNIGLLESSSDYVIFLDHDDLFEIDALEKLYRTITENDCDFVYGTYASIDIDKPTKIVYPNEKHGYFESLWENKRSIAFPPPSIWTRLFKRDLLIDNNILFPTILGEDAVFVSKVLFNAKGIYYLWDTLVCYHYLNLKSYTKNISYKYLIEGFTSEEYMFNLYNSYDDDFYKIRGEGILDFYMSQFFKSNLSDEEIIKIFPAVYDFTKRLNSLGLTPHVSKENTILYDHILNKDVDAVIKFKKVKPPRNLKRFIKNIVKKILRK from the coding sequence ATGGTTGATGTTTCGGTTATCGTCCCGGTATACAATGGGGAGAAGTATTTAAATCAATGTTTGGATTCCATTTCAAACCAAACCCTTGAAAACATTGAAATAATATGCATAAATGACGGGTCTAGTGACAATACCTCTTCAATATTGAAAAAATATTCCTCAAAAGATAACCGGTTCAAAATTATAACAACCGAAAATAGAGGTCAGGGTTGCGCCCGTAATTCTGCTTTGAATGAAGCTATAGGAGAGTATATATCATTTGTTGATGCTGATGATTGGATTGAATCAGATTCATTGGAATTATTGTATAAAAAGGCCAAATCAGATGATTTGGATATGGTATTTTTTCAGATGGTCAATTATATGCAGTCATCAGATAATTTCGTTTCAACAGATTTGTACAATATCAAAAGCTTTGAAAACAACGGAATAAATGAACGTAGTGTTTTTAATCACAATACCACTCAAAAGTTTTTATTTGAAATTCCTGTGGGGCCGGTTTCCAAATTCTACAATCGCCGATTCATTGAGTCAAATAATTTAAGATTTCCCGAGGGAATGTATTTTGAGGATAATGCGTTTTTTTATAATGCTTATTTTCACTGCAAAAAAGCGGGTTTTTTAAAAAAGCAGCTCTATTATAGACGTCGCCATGAGGAATCTGTAACTCAAACATTTGATGAAAGCAAATTTGACATTGTCAAAGCTGCAAATGAAGTTCTGGAAGTATTTGCAAATCATTCGATGTATGATGTTTATAAAGGGGATGTCATCAATCACACATTTTCAATGCTGCTTGAATGGTTTAGGAAATCTCCATTGAATATTCGCCAGAAATTCTATGAAAATATTAAGTACGGATTTATGGGATTTTCAGATTTGAAAAAGGATTTCAGTGAAAATCTGAATTGGGAATATAAAATAATTTTCAGTACTGTCCTAGATAATAATTTTTATTTGGATTTTCTCTGTGATTACAAATTAAAAACAACAGATTATGTTATATATAATGGAAAAAACGAATTTTTAAAGGGAAGCGATGAATATCTGGAATATAAATCTGCTCTATTGAAAAAATTCAAAATCAGTGTTGTAATTCCAATTTATAATAATGAAAGATTCATTCATCGGACATTAATGTCAATTGAAAATCAGAGTTTCGGAATTGAAAATATTGAAGTGTTGATGGTGGATGATAATTCAAACGACAATACCTGTGAGGTTATCCGCCAGTATTGTGATAAATATGAAGGATTCACATCAATCCATATTAAAGAAGGGACAGGATCTCCTGGAACTCCCCGTAACATTGGTCTTTTGGAATCATCATCAGATTATGTGATTTTCCTAGACCATGATGATTTATTTGAAATTGACGCTTTGGAAAAGTTATATCGCACAATAACAGAAAATGATTGTGATTTTGTTTACGGTACCTATGCAAGCATTGATATTGATAAGCCGACAAAAATTGTTTATCCCAATGAAAAACATGGGTATTTTGAAAGTCTATGGGAAAATAAGCGGTCAATTGCATTTCCTCCTCCTTCAATCTGGACCAGATTGTTCAAAAGGGACCTGCTGATTGACAATAACATACTGTTTCCGACAATTTTGGGAGAAGATGCAGTATTTGTATCCAAGGTGCTGTTTAATGCCAAAGGAATATATTATTTATGGGATACGTTGGTTTGTTATCATTATTTGAATTTAAAGTCATATACTAAAAATATCTCTTATAAATATCTTATTGAAGGTTTTACATCAGAAGAATATATGTTCAATTTATATAACAGTTATGATGATGATTTTTATAAGATAAGAGGTGAAGGAATTCTTGATTTTTATATGTCCCAATTTTTTAAATCAAACTTGTCTGATGAGGAAATTATTAAAATTTTCCCTGCGGTGTATGATTTTACTAAAAGATTAAATTCATTGGGTTTGACTCCTCATGTTAGCAAAGAAAATACCATTTTATACGACCATATATTAAATAAAGATGTTGATGCTGTTATCAAGTTTAAAAAGGTTAAACCTCCTAGGAATTTGAAAAGATTCATTAAGAATATTGTTAAAAAAATATTAAGGAAATGA
- a CDS encoding glycosyltransferase — translation MKRILYVLHSGVTGGTFLTNKDLMRNVQKDYEIYLLTAEYNDLKIYRYYENELKFIRRYPRHLNINVPVNDSDVVLHIWNAEEFHNSWFAFIYFDILTRFDIDMVHIRHLINHTFDLPQVAKKLGIPVMLSMHDFYFICPFYVLLDENQQYCAGKCSDNRENCYCPMNSLENINSKEIILQWRKNVLKMFSYVDYFVTTSKIVKKLFLDIYSDRSIINSENFRVIEHGRDFPKLDKNYFEIPSFKKPVKILCPANNLNAMKGSHLIKEMKRVDKDNLIEFHFLGNCFDDIGEYGIAHGTYERDDFYKKVAEIKPSFIGIFSIWPETFCHTLTEAWSCGIPAIGTNIGVIEDRIIKNNGGWIIDRDNPKTIFSLLEDIIKNEKYMEMVDNVSKISLKDTNAMAQEYIEIYELMLSE, via the coding sequence ATGAAAAGAATTTTATATGTGCTGCATTCCGGAGTTACCGGAGGGACATTTCTAACAAATAAGGATTTGATGAGAAATGTTCAAAAGGATTATGAGATTTATTTGCTGACTGCAGAATACAATGATTTAAAAATATACAGATATTATGAAAATGAACTGAAATTTATCAGGAGATATCCCAGACATTTAAATATCAATGTTCCCGTCAATGATTCAGATGTTGTTTTGCATATCTGGAATGCCGAGGAGTTTCACAACAGCTGGTTTGCATTCATTTATTTTGATATCCTTACAAGATTTGATATAGATATGGTACATATTAGGCATTTAATCAATCATACTTTTGATTTGCCACAAGTGGCAAAAAAGTTGGGCATACCTGTCATGTTATCTATGCATGACTTTTATTTTATTTGTCCGTTTTATGTATTATTGGATGAAAACCAGCAATATTGTGCTGGAAAATGCAGCGATAATCGTGAAAACTGTTACTGTCCTATGAATTCATTGGAGAATATAAATTCAAAAGAAATTATCTTGCAATGGAGAAAAAATGTATTGAAAATGTTTTCTTATGTAGATTATTTCGTAACAACTTCCAAAATCGTTAAAAAGCTATTTTTAGACATTTATAGTGACAGATCAATAATCAATTCTGAAAATTTCAGGGTTATAGAACATGGCCGTGATTTTCCTAAGTTGGATAAAAATTATTTTGAAATTCCTTCCTTTAAAAAACCTGTAAAAATATTGTGCCCGGCAAATAACTTAAATGCTATGAAAGGGTCTCATCTGATTAAAGAGATGAAACGTGTAGATAAGGATAACCTAATTGAATTTCATTTTTTAGGCAATTGTTTTGACGATATTGGGGAATATGGAATTGCACACGGCACATATGAACGGGACGATTTTTATAAAAAGGTAGCTGAAATAAAACCTTCATTTATAGGAATTTTTTCAATATGGCCTGAAACATTCTGCCACACGCTTACTGAAGCATGGAGCTGTGGAATCCCTGCTATCGGAACAAATATTGGTGTGATAGAAGATAGGATAATAAAAAATAATGGCGGATGGATTATCGACAGGGACAATCCTAAAACAATTTTCAGCCTTTTGGAAGACATTATTAAAAATGAAAAATATATGGAAATGGTTGACAATGTTTCCAAAATCTCTTTAAAGGACACTAACGCAATGGCTCAGGAATATATTGAAATATATGAATTAATGTTAAGCGAATAG
- a CDS encoding rhamnan synthesis F family protein, translated as MKRLGIFYCFDVNGIIDDYIYYMLEDICENLNELFIVTNGPLTQESIYKLSKYSDNEIYFRDDLGFDAGAWREVMSDIGFRNLSEFDEVILFNDAFFGPIYPFKEIFDKMDDKDVDFWGITAHGEAPNSDNLCPYGYRPRHLQTYFLAFRQNLLKSTEFKKYWINLPNYETPADLAFKHEAVLTKHFEDLGFSWKAYVETEDLEESKEKAMNLYAYDMYNLVANRNLPVLKRKTFKLPREIHLRYNMASDLSDTLTYLKENSNYDISLIYKYLLRIMDPSHVADVLNLVKIIPKEQYAQYSSEKKVLIIVHLYYDDIWEYAFNYLKNVPQYIDILITTDTCEKKEFFEQNIAYNLKNNVNVIKIEPHGRDMAALLVGASDIVRDYDYFCFMHDKKSSAKEYVTVGATFRDILWENNLASQSYIDEIIREFDNNPSLGIIVPPRIYHGTYFNDYITDYWSANFKEAREVLDQMGIVTPITKKFPPVSIGNCFWARYDALKPLFDLHWDYEDFPKEPMPGNGTVSHALERIYGYVAASEGYYTEFVMTDEYARSELFNNSYMFEVITNNIKPVTSKYFVYSRGFFGFVNSLRNGFAKIRQSLK; from the coding sequence ATGAAGCGTCTTGGAATCTTTTACTGCTTTGACGTTAATGGAATCATTGACGATTACATATATTATATGCTTGAAGACATTTGTGAAAATCTGAATGAACTGTTTATTGTAACAAATGGCCCGCTCACACAGGAAAGCATCTATAAATTAAGCAAATACAGCGATAATGAAATCTATTTTAGAGATGACCTCGGTTTTGATGCAGGCGCCTGGAGAGAAGTGATGTCAGATATCGGATTTAGAAATCTTTCAGAGTTTGATGAAGTGATTCTATTTAATGATGCATTTTTCGGTCCGATATATCCATTTAAGGAAATATTTGATAAAATGGACGATAAAGACGTGGACTTTTGGGGCATAACTGCTCATGGAGAAGCACCGAATTCCGATAATTTATGTCCTTACGGTTATAGGCCAAGGCATCTTCAGACTTACTTTTTGGCATTCCGGCAGAATCTCCTCAAATCAACTGAATTCAAAAAATATTGGATTAACCTCCCAAATTATGAAACTCCCGCTGATTTGGCATTCAAACACGAAGCTGTATTAACCAAGCATTTCGAGGATTTGGGTTTTAGCTGGAAGGCATATGTTGAAACGGAAGATTTAGAAGAGAGCAAAGAAAAAGCTATGAATCTTTATGCATATGACATGTATAATTTGGTAGCCAACCGGAATTTGCCAGTGCTGAAACGGAAAACATTCAAATTACCTAGAGAGATTCATTTAAGATACAATATGGCATCAGACTTGTCAGATACCCTAACCTACTTAAAAGAAAATTCCAACTATGACATTTCTTTAATCTATAAGTATCTGCTTAGGATAATGGATCCAAGTCATGTGGCAGATGTCCTTAATTTAGTCAAAATAATTCCTAAAGAACAGTATGCCCAATACAGCAGCGAAAAAAAGGTTCTCATAATTGTTCACTTGTATTACGATGACATCTGGGAATATGCTTTCAACTATTTAAAAAATGTTCCACAGTACATAGACATCCTCATAACCACAGATACCTGTGAAAAGAAGGAATTTTTTGAACAAAACATTGCATACAATCTTAAAAATAATGTGAATGTCATTAAAATAGAACCTCACGGAAGAGACATGGCCGCATTACTGGTGGGAGCCAGTGATATCGTCAGGGATTATGATTATTTCTGTTTCATGCATGATAAAAAATCCTCTGCAAAAGAATATGTTACAGTAGGTGCAACATTTAGAGACATCTTATGGGAAAATAACCTTGCAAGTCAAAGTTATATTGATGAAATAATCCGGGAATTTGACAATAATCCTAGTTTAGGAATTATTGTCCCTCCAAGAATTTATCATGGAACATATTTCAATGATTATATAACCGACTATTGGAGTGCAAATTTCAAAGAAGCTAGAGAAGTTCTCGATCAAATGGGAATCGTTACACCAATAACTAAAAAATTCCCTCCAGTATCTATCGGCAATTGTTTCTGGGCGAGATATGATGCATTAAAACCTCTTTTTGATTTGCATTGGGATTATGAAGACTTTCCAAAAGAGCCTATGCCAGGTAACGGCACTGTCAGCCATGCGCTTGAAAGAATTTACGGATACGTAGCTGCAAGTGAAGGATATTACACAGAATTTGTTATGACCGACGAATATGCGAGGTCTGAACTTTTCAATAACTCCTATATGTTTGAAGTCATAACCAATAACATAAAACCTGTTACTTCAAAATATTTTGTATACAGCAGAGGATTTTTCGGATTCGTTAACTCATTAAGAAACGGTTTTGCAAAAATCAGACAATCCTTAAAGTAA